From a region of the Thermomonas sp. HDW16 genome:
- a CDS encoding helix-turn-helix transcriptional regulator, producing MTGTTISNDIRRLRFARGEMTQQALADACGVTRQTIIALEAGRYAPSLELGFRIADALGVRIEDVFHWSKPA from the coding sequence GATCAGCAACGACATCCGCCGCTTGCGCTTTGCGCGTGGCGAGATGACCCAGCAGGCGCTGGCCGACGCCTGCGGGGTGACCCGGCAAACCATCATCGCGCTGGAAGCGGGGCGTTACGCGCCGTCGCTGGAATTAGGGTTCCGCATCGCCGATGCACTGGGCGTGCGTATCGAAGACGTCTTCCACTGGAGCAAACCGGCATGA
- a CDS encoding alpha/beta fold hydrolase, translated as MSKGPGKGLRLVKWTLGVVAALILLLAAYMWWVVERFDTVTLPQRHGQVDVELFAREGDKRPLLVGFGGSEGGNPWASERWKKQRERFLDQGYAMLALGYFGTPNSPEHLDRISLDGIHAAIMKAAQDPRVDGRCIAVIGGSRGGELALLLASHYPDIKAVVAIVPGSAVFPALTDAMTTPGFSFHDKPLPFVPMTWSATPDLLVGNLRGAFETIMQDDAAMQRAAIAVENINGPVYFVSASQDEGWPSKEMSDAMMQRLKAHGFRHTAEHLVVQGGHSEPLDEFPKMEAFLDTQFKQTCR; from the coding sequence ATGAGCAAGGGGCCTGGCAAGGGGCTGCGTTTGGTCAAATGGACGCTGGGCGTGGTGGCCGCATTGATCCTGCTGCTGGCTGCGTACATGTGGTGGGTGGTCGAGCGCTTCGATACCGTGACGCTGCCGCAACGGCACGGACAGGTGGACGTGGAACTGTTCGCGCGCGAGGGCGACAAGCGTCCGTTGCTGGTCGGGTTTGGCGGCAGCGAGGGCGGCAATCCGTGGGCCAGCGAACGCTGGAAGAAGCAGCGCGAGCGTTTCCTCGACCAGGGCTACGCGATGCTCGCACTCGGCTATTTCGGCACGCCGAATTCGCCCGAACACCTGGATCGCATCTCGCTGGACGGCATACACGCGGCGATCATGAAAGCCGCGCAGGACCCGCGCGTGGACGGTCGCTGCATCGCGGTGATCGGCGGTTCGCGCGGCGGCGAACTCGCCTTGCTGCTGGCCAGTCACTATCCCGACATCAAGGCGGTAGTGGCGATCGTGCCCGGCAGCGCGGTGTTCCCGGCGCTGACCGATGCCATGACCACGCCTGGCTTCTCCTTCCACGACAAGCCGCTGCCGTTCGTGCCGATGACCTGGAGCGCCACGCCCGACCTGCTGGTGGGCAACCTGCGCGGCGCGTTCGAAACGATCATGCAGGACGACGCGGCGATGCAACGCGCGGCGATCGCGGTGGAGAACATCAACGGCCCGGTCTACTTCGTGTCCGCTTCGCAGGACGAGGGATGGCCGTCGAAGGAAATGAGCGATGCGATGATGCAGCGGCTGAAGGCGCATGGTTTCCGCCACACCGCCGAGCACCTGGTGGTGCAGGGCGGGCACAGCGAACCGCTGGACGAATTCCCGAAGATGGAAGCGTTCCTCGATACGCAGTTCAAGCAGACCTGTCGATGA
- a CDS encoding DUF998 domain-containing protein, whose translation MIAIVRRPEWIAAALLALALVTANLGVPEYSHLIHPLALRGSAGLPWALAFNVLAFVLPGALLVCAGFRLRSGLGDAGWLARIGIVLVQLSALAFAAQGLLPLDPMDTDSSASRLHALAWMLWWIAFVPGALLLAIGARGGIAFALACVAAAALVPLLAVLAPIGLWVGIAQRLAFALWFGWWLLACSSVASRVSTSSRGSSKTAGR comes from the coding sequence ATGATCGCCATCGTCCGCCGCCCCGAATGGATCGCCGCCGCGCTGCTCGCGCTGGCCCTGGTGACCGCCAATCTCGGCGTGCCGGAGTATTCGCACCTGATCCACCCGTTGGCATTGCGCGGCAGCGCCGGCCTGCCTTGGGCGTTGGCCTTCAATGTATTGGCGTTCGTGCTGCCGGGTGCGCTACTGGTCTGCGCAGGTTTTCGCTTGCGCAGTGGGCTGGGCGATGCCGGCTGGTTGGCGCGCATCGGTATCGTGCTGGTGCAGTTGTCGGCGTTGGCATTCGCGGCGCAGGGGTTGCTTCCGCTGGATCCGATGGACACGGATTCAAGCGCAAGCCGCTTGCACGCGCTTGCGTGGATGCTGTGGTGGATCGCGTTCGTGCCCGGTGCGCTGCTGTTGGCAATTGGCGCCAGGGGCGGCATCGCCTTCGCGTTGGCCTGCGTGGCCGCCGCCGCGCTGGTGCCGCTGCTGGCAGTGCTCGCGCCGATCGGCCTGTGGGTCGGCATCGCCCAGCGCCTGGCCTTCGCGTTGTGGTTCGGCTGGTGGTTGCTGGCTTGCAGCAGCGTGGCTAGCCGTGTTTCAACTTCAAGCCGAGGATCGTCGAAGACAGCAGGAAGGTGA
- a CDS encoding SemiSWEET transporter produces MSLEWMGYVAATCTTLSFVPQAVKTIRSRDTSGISLWMYVVFTFGIACWFGYGIFLESWPMIVSNAITFLLSSTILGLKLKHG; encoded by the coding sequence ATGAGCCTTGAGTGGATGGGCTACGTGGCCGCCACCTGTACCACCCTGTCCTTCGTGCCGCAGGCGGTGAAGACCATCCGCAGCCGCGACACCTCCGGCATCTCGCTGTGGATGTACGTGGTGTTCACCTTCGGCATCGCCTGCTGGTTCGGTTACGGCATCTTCCTGGAGTCGTGGCCAATGATCGTCTCGAACGCGATCACCTTCCTGCTGTCTTCGACGATCCTCGGCTTGAAGTTGAAACACGGCTAG
- a CDS encoding amidohydrolase family protein — MRHRLLAAALLSTLALPAFGADTALHCGKLFDSRSGKLLGAHTVVVRNGKVAEVLAGRAEAVANATAIDLTDRTCMAGWTDLHVHLGSQSSPQSYSEGFRLDDVDFAFRSVGYAEKTLLAGFTSVRDLGGDVTPHLRDAINQGLVKGPRIWAAGKSIATTGGHADPTNGLNSELSHLLGPPGPTEGVINSIDDARQAVRQRYKDGSDVVKITATGGVLSYAKSGDAPQFTVDEVKAIVDTANDYGYKVAAHAHGEEGMYRAVAGGVTSIEHGSYMSDRVMALMKQKGTWYVPTLYAGRFVAEKAKIDGYYPEIVRPKAARIGAQLQGTAAKAYKNGVKIAFGTDMGVGPHGDNAREFLYMVEAGIPPAYALQSATMLAAEVLGVDDQGVVEAGKRADIIAMPGDPLADIENVMKVDFVMKDGVVYKELAR, encoded by the coding sequence ATGCGCCATCGCCTGCTCGCTGCCGCCCTGCTGTCCACGTTGGCCCTGCCCGCGTTCGGTGCAGACACCGCCCTGCACTGCGGCAAGCTGTTCGACAGCCGCAGCGGCAAGCTGCTGGGCGCGCATACCGTGGTGGTCCGCAACGGCAAGGTGGCCGAGGTGCTGGCCGGCCGCGCGGAAGCGGTGGCCAATGCGACCGCGATCGACCTGACCGATCGCACCTGCATGGCCGGCTGGACCGACCTGCATGTGCACCTGGGCAGCCAGTCCAGTCCGCAGAGCTATTCCGAAGGCTTCCGCCTGGATGATGTCGACTTCGCCTTCCGCAGCGTGGGCTATGCCGAAAAAACCCTGCTGGCCGGCTTCACCAGCGTGCGAGACCTGGGCGGCGACGTGACGCCGCACCTGCGCGATGCGATCAACCAGGGACTGGTGAAAGGACCTCGCATCTGGGCGGCGGGCAAATCCATCGCCACCACCGGCGGCCACGCAGACCCGACCAATGGGCTGAACTCCGAGCTATCGCACCTGCTCGGCCCGCCCGGACCCACCGAGGGCGTGATCAATTCCATCGACGATGCCCGCCAGGCCGTGCGCCAGCGCTACAAGGACGGCAGCGACGTGGTGAAGATTACCGCGACCGGCGGCGTCCTGAGCTACGCCAAATCCGGCGATGCGCCGCAGTTCACCGTGGATGAGGTGAAGGCGATCGTCGATACCGCCAACGACTACGGCTACAAGGTGGCCGCGCATGCACACGGCGAGGAAGGCATGTATCGCGCGGTGGCCGGCGGGGTGACCAGCATCGAGCACGGCAGCTACATGAGCGACCGGGTAATGGCGCTGATGAAACAAAAAGGCACCTGGTACGTGCCGACGTTGTATGCGGGCCGGTTCGTGGCCGAAAAAGCCAAGATCGACGGTTACTACCCGGAGATCGTGCGGCCGAAGGCCGCGCGGATCGGGGCACAGCTGCAGGGCACTGCGGCAAAGGCCTACAAAAACGGGGTGAAGATCGCCTTCGGCACCGACATGGGCGTGGGCCCGCACGGCGACAACGCGCGCGAATTCCTCTACATGGTCGAAGCCGGCATCCCGCCTGCGTATGCGCTGCAATCGGCAACGATGCTCGCGGCGGAAGTGCTGGGTGTCGATGACCAGGGCGTGGTCGAGGCCGGCAAGCGCGCCGATATCATCGCCATGCCGGGCGACCCGCTGGCCGACATCGAGAACGTCATGAAAGTGGATTTCGTGATGAAGGACGGCGTGGTCTACAAGGAGCTCGCGCGATGA
- the leuS gene encoding leucine--tRNA ligase, translated as MSAEPVAYDPRTVESAAQSFWANTRAFEVNEQSDKPKYYCLSMLPYPSGALHVGHVRNYTIGDVISRHKRMTGHNVLQPMGWDAFGLPAENAAIKNKTAPAKWTYANIEHMRGQLKSLGYAIDWSREFATCKPDYYMHEQRMFVRLLKKGIAYRKNSVVNWDPVDQTVLANEQVIDGRGWRTGALVEKREIPQWFLRITDYAQALLDDLNTLEGWPDSVKTMQRNWIGRSEGLEIQFRVDGEAEPLTVFTTRPDTLMGVTFISIAGEHPLALKAAANNPELAAFLADLKQGGVSEAELETQEKRGMATGLWAIHPVTGEDVPVYVANFVLMGYGTGAVMAVPAHDQRDWEFAKAYGLPVHPVIAPLQVRDALGEITVDVRDHADPMQAALGAHAALDVYDTDAAVEVVREYLRGIEEDGAYTERGFLINSGDYNGMDFDAAFNALAAKFEADGTGARRVNFRLRDWGVSRQRYWGCPIPVIYCASCGAVPVPEDQLPVLLPEDVADAFASGDVHSPIKSDPEWRKTTCPSCGGPAERETDTFDTFMESSWYYARYTSPGAADMVDGRANYWLPVDQYIGGIEHAILHLMYFRFYHKLLRDAGLVDSDEPATRLLTQGMVIADTFYREDEHGAKEWINPADVELEHDERMRVTGAKSLIDGLPVLIGGTEKMSKSKNNGVDPQLLVDKYGADTVRLFSMFAAPPEQSLEWNESGVEGMARFLRRLWRDVHAHVAQPDHPEVDANALDAAQKTLRRHIHEAIQKVSDDYARRHSFNTAIAALMELLNHVGKFNDMSDMGRAVRHEAFEAIVLLLNPITPHISHALWQALGHPETLLEDLPFPRHDPAALVRDALTLAVQVNGKLRGTIEVAPDTAREAVEAAALADANVASFVAGKEIKKVIVVPGKIVNIVVAG; from the coding sequence GTGTCCGCCGAACCCGTCGCCTACGATCCCCGCACCGTCGAATCCGCCGCCCAGTCGTTCTGGGCGAACACCCGCGCGTTCGAGGTGAACGAGCAGTCCGACAAGCCGAAGTACTACTGCCTGTCGATGCTGCCGTACCCGTCCGGCGCGTTGCATGTCGGCCACGTGCGCAACTACACCATCGGCGACGTGATCAGCCGCCACAAGCGGATGACCGGCCACAACGTGCTGCAGCCGATGGGTTGGGATGCCTTCGGCCTGCCGGCCGAGAACGCCGCGATCAAGAACAAGACCGCGCCGGCGAAGTGGACCTACGCCAACATCGAGCACATGCGCGGCCAGCTGAAGTCGCTGGGTTACGCGATCGACTGGAGCCGCGAGTTCGCCACCTGCAAGCCGGATTACTACATGCACGAGCAGCGCATGTTCGTGCGCTTGCTGAAGAAGGGCATCGCCTACCGCAAGAACTCGGTGGTCAATTGGGATCCGGTCGACCAGACCGTGCTGGCCAACGAACAGGTGATCGACGGCCGCGGCTGGCGCACCGGTGCGCTGGTGGAAAAGCGCGAGATCCCGCAGTGGTTCCTGCGCATCACCGATTACGCGCAGGCGTTGCTGGACGATCTCAACACGCTGGAGGGCTGGCCGGATTCGGTCAAGACCATGCAGCGCAACTGGATCGGCCGCAGCGAAGGCCTGGAAATCCAGTTCCGCGTCGATGGCGAAGCCGAACCGCTGACCGTGTTCACCACCCGCCCTGACACGCTCATGGGCGTGACCTTCATCAGCATCGCCGGCGAACATCCGCTGGCGCTGAAGGCCGCCGCCAACAATCCGGAACTGGCCGCATTCCTGGCCGACCTCAAGCAGGGCGGCGTGTCCGAAGCCGAGCTGGAGACGCAAGAAAAGCGCGGCATGGCCACCGGCCTGTGGGCGATCCACCCGGTTACAGGTGAAGACGTGCCGGTGTACGTCGCCAACTTCGTGCTGATGGGCTACGGCACCGGCGCAGTGATGGCGGTGCCGGCGCACGACCAACGCGACTGGGAATTCGCCAAGGCCTATGGCTTGCCGGTGCATCCGGTGATCGCGCCGTTGCAGGTGCGCGATGCGCTGGGCGAGATCACCGTCGACGTGCGCGACCACGCCGACCCGATGCAGGCCGCGCTGGGTGCGCATGCCGCCTTGGATGTGTACGACACCGATGCCGCCGTCGAAGTGGTGCGCGAGTACCTGCGCGGCATCGAGGAAGACGGCGCCTATACCGAGCGCGGTTTCCTGATCAATTCCGGCGACTACAACGGCATGGATTTCGATGCCGCGTTCAATGCGCTGGCGGCGAAGTTCGAAGCCGACGGCACCGGCGCACGCCGCGTCAATTTCCGCCTGCGCGACTGGGGCGTCAGCCGCCAGCGCTACTGGGGCTGCCCGATCCCGGTGATCTATTGCGCCAGTTGCGGTGCGGTGCCTGTGCCGGAAGACCAGTTGCCGGTGCTGTTGCCGGAAGACGTGGCCGATGCGTTCGCCTCCGGCGACGTGCATTCGCCGATCAAGTCCGATCCCGAATGGCGCAAGACCACCTGCCCGAGCTGCGGCGGCCCGGCCGAACGCGAAACCGACACCTTCGACACCTTCATGGAGTCGAGTTGGTACTACGCGCGGTACACCTCGCCGGGTGCGGCGGACATGGTGGACGGGCGCGCCAACTACTGGCTGCCGGTCGACCAGTACATCGGCGGCATCGAGCACGCGATCCTGCACCTGATGTACTTCCGTTTCTATCACAAGCTCCTGCGCGACGCGGGGCTGGTGGACAGCGACGAACCGGCCACGCGCCTGCTCACGCAGGGCATGGTGATCGCCGACACGTTCTATCGCGAAGACGAGCACGGCGCGAAGGAATGGATCAATCCGGCCGACGTCGAACTCGAACATGACGAGCGCATGCGCGTCACCGGCGCGAAGTCGCTCATCGACGGCTTGCCGGTGCTGATCGGCGGTACCGAGAAGATGTCGAAGTCGAAGAACAATGGCGTCGACCCGCAACTGCTGGTCGACAAGTACGGCGCCGACACCGTGCGCCTGTTCTCGATGTTCGCCGCGCCGCCGGAGCAGTCGCTGGAATGGAACGAATCCGGCGTGGAAGGCATGGCGCGCTTCCTGCGCCGGCTGTGGCGCGACGTGCATGCGCACGTGGCCCAGCCCGATCATCCGGAAGTGGATGCGAATGCGCTGGATGCCGCGCAGAAAACCCTGCGTCGCCATATCCACGAAGCCATCCAGAAGGTCAGTGACGATTACGCCCGCCGCCACAGCTTCAACACCGCGATCGCCGCGCTGATGGAACTGCTGAACCACGTCGGCAAGTTCAACGACATGTCCGACATGGGTCGCGCGGTGCGCCATGAGGCATTCGAGGCCATCGTCCTGTTGCTGAACCCGATCACTCCGCATATCAGCCACGCGCTGTGGCAGGCGCTGGGTCATCCGGAAACCCTGCTGGAAGATCTGCCGTTCCCACGGCACGATCCGGCCGCGCTGGTACGCGATGCGCTGACCCTGGCGGTACAAGTCAACGGCAAGCTGCGCGGCACGATTGAAGTCGCACCGGATACCGCGCGCGAAGCCGTCGAAGCCGCGGCACTGGCCGATGCGAACGTGGCGAGCTTCGTGGCGGGCAAGGAGATCAAGAAAGTGATCGTGGTGCCGGGCAAGATCGTGAATATCGTCGTGGCAGGTTGA
- the lptE gene encoding LPS assembly lipoprotein LptE, which yields MKKSAFVLVLAAALLTGCGFHLRNALNLPANLGPVRVLAADPYSALAENLADGLKRAGAQAAPVDATEGVATLQVISEQWADTPISHDQFGRAQEFTLRYAVTFSMRRADDSVVVPQQAVELGRDYLAPAVDSIGKASERELLVRELRRDMAAAILRRVDAASKPSAAAQ from the coding sequence ATGAAGAAATCTGCTTTCGTCCTCGTGCTTGCCGCCGCACTGCTCACCGGTTGCGGTTTCCACCTGCGCAACGCCCTGAACCTGCCGGCCAACCTGGGCCCGGTGCGGGTGCTGGCGGCGGATCCGTACAGCGCGCTGGCGGAAAACCTGGCCGATGGCCTGAAGCGTGCAGGTGCACAGGCCGCACCCGTCGACGCCACCGAAGGCGTCGCGACCTTGCAGGTGATTTCCGAACAATGGGCGGATACCCCGATCAGCCACGACCAGTTCGGCCGCGCGCAGGAATTCACCCTGCGCTATGCGGTGACTTTCAGCATGCGACGCGCCGACGACAGCGTGGTGGTGCCGCAACAGGCGGTGGAACTGGGTCGCGACTACCTCGCACCGGCGGTCGACTCGATCGGCAAGGCCAGCGAGCGCGAATTGCTGGTGCGCGAATTGCGCCGCGACATGGCGGCGGCGATCCTGCGCCGCGTCGATGCGGCCTCGAAGCCATCCGCTGCCGCACAGTGA
- the holA gene encoding DNA polymerase III subunit delta translates to MELSVDRIASQLAGEPLRPAYLVAGPETLLVLEAADAVRAAARAQGIEEREVHDMEGRDADWDGLAASIHAPSLFASRRLIEVRLPTGKPGNDGSKLICEFCAEPPQDVVLLVIAGDWSRSHAGKWSEAIGRVGHSCIAWQVKPHELGGWIDRRLRSRGVKATPDAVARLTQRIEGNLLAAAQEIDKLALLTRNNEGASTLLDAEAMDALVADSARFDVFRLVDASLNGNAPQVSRMLAGLRAEGEAVPALMGMVVKELQTVAALARARNFAAECKALRIWDSKQAVYKRAISKHPPERWQRFLVEAGRVDRIAKGRVRIGEESPDAWLQLERLLLAMADKGAARLLAS, encoded by the coding sequence ATGGAACTGAGCGTCGATCGCATCGCCTCGCAACTGGCCGGCGAACCGCTGCGCCCGGCCTACCTGGTTGCGGGGCCGGAAACATTGCTCGTCCTCGAAGCCGCCGATGCCGTACGCGCAGCGGCGCGCGCGCAGGGCATCGAAGAGCGCGAAGTACACGACATGGAAGGCCGCGATGCCGACTGGGATGGCCTGGCCGCTTCCATCCATGCGCCCAGCCTGTTCGCCAGCCGTCGCCTGATCGAAGTGCGCCTGCCCACCGGCAAGCCCGGCAATGACGGCAGCAAGCTGATCTGCGAGTTCTGCGCGGAGCCGCCGCAGGACGTGGTGTTGTTGGTGATCGCCGGCGACTGGTCGCGTTCGCATGCGGGCAAATGGAGTGAAGCCATCGGCCGCGTCGGCCATTCCTGCATCGCCTGGCAGGTCAAGCCGCATGAGCTCGGCGGCTGGATCGACCGTCGCCTGCGTAGCCGCGGGGTCAAGGCCACGCCGGATGCCGTGGCGCGGTTGACCCAGCGCATCGAAGGCAACCTGCTGGCCGCCGCGCAGGAAATCGACAAGCTCGCATTGCTGACCCGGAACAACGAGGGTGCCAGTACCTTGCTGGATGCGGAGGCGATGGACGCACTCGTCGCCGATTCCGCCCGCTTCGACGTGTTCCGTCTGGTCGATGCCTCGCTCAACGGCAATGCGCCGCAGGTCTCGCGCATGCTGGCCGGCCTGCGCGCGGAAGGCGAGGCTGTGCCGGCGCTGATGGGCATGGTGGTCAAGGAACTGCAGACCGTCGCCGCGCTGGCGCGGGCGCGCAATTTCGCCGCCGAGTGCAAGGCGCTGCGTATCTGGGATTCGAAGCAGGCGGTGTACAAACGCGCCATCTCAAAGCATCCGCCGGAACGCTGGCAGCGCTTCCTGGTCGAGGCCGGCCGGGTGGATCGCATCGCCAAGGGCCGCGTGCGCATCGGCGAGGAATCGCCGGATGCGTGGCTGCAGCTGGAACGCCTGCTGCTGGCGATGGCCGACAAGGGCGCGGCACGGCTGCTGGCCTCGTGA
- the nadD gene encoding nicotinate-nucleotide adenylyltransferase: protein MSAGKLLVCYGGTFDPVHNGHLAVARTARDALDADVALIPAHDPPHKGPTRADAEQRAEMLDLAVAGEAGLSVDRRELLREGPSYTFDTLGELRAEHGDAAPIAWLVGADSLLQLHTWHRWRELFGRAHIVAVQRPGSEVDASRLREHAPEVLAEIADRWLPPADLAATASGGFALLPMPTLRPESSTELRRRIREGGDWQEWVPTAVAAYIASQGLYRDPGAILTASPPSAHR, encoded by the coding sequence GTGAGCGCAGGTAAGTTGCTGGTCTGTTATGGCGGCACCTTCGACCCGGTGCATAACGGGCATCTGGCCGTCGCGCGCACGGCGCGCGATGCGCTGGACGCCGATGTCGCGCTGATCCCCGCGCACGATCCGCCGCACAAGGGCCCGACTCGCGCCGATGCCGAACAACGTGCAGAAATGCTCGATCTCGCGGTTGCGGGCGAAGCCGGCCTGTCAGTGGATCGGCGTGAGTTGCTGCGCGAAGGGCCGTCCTACACCTTCGACACACTCGGGGAGTTGCGTGCAGAACATGGCGATGCCGCGCCCATCGCCTGGCTGGTCGGTGCCGATTCCCTGCTGCAGCTGCACACCTGGCATCGCTGGCGCGAACTGTTCGGCCGCGCCCACATCGTGGCCGTGCAGCGGCCGGGTTCCGAAGTGGATGCCAGCCGCCTGCGCGAACATGCGCCGGAGGTGCTGGCCGAGATCGCCGACCGCTGGTTGCCGCCGGCCGATCTGGCCGCCACCGCAAGCGGCGGCTTCGCCCTGTTGCCGATGCCGACGCTGCGCCCGGAATCCTCCACCGAGCTGCGCCGCCGCATCCGCGAAGGCGGCGATTGGCAGGAATGGGTGCCGACGGCGGTGGCGGCCTATATCGCCAGTCAGGGGCTGTACCGCGACCCGGGCGCTATACTGACTGCGTCTCCACCATCCGCTCACCGCTGA
- the rsfS gene encoding ribosome silencing factor: MTTTAHVIKTSLPNPPPSVESLLKTVQAAVEELKAKDVIEIDVRGKSSVCDYMVIASGTSTRHVKSIADEVVKFAKKLDVMPLGVEGEREAEWVLVDLGDVIVHVMLPRVREFYALERLWTVGDQPPEYFGETGAESQL, from the coding sequence TTGACCACTACTGCCCACGTCATCAAGACCAGCCTGCCCAATCCGCCGCCGTCGGTGGAATCGCTCCTCAAGACCGTGCAGGCCGCGGTGGAAGAACTGAAAGCCAAGGACGTGATCGAGATCGACGTGCGCGGCAAGAGCAGCGTCTGCGATTACATGGTGATCGCCTCCGGCACCTCGACCCGCCACGTCAAGTCGATCGCCGACGAAGTGGTGAAGTTCGCCAAGAAGCTCGACGTGATGCCGCTGGGCGTGGAAGGCGAGCGCGAGGCCGAATGGGTGCTGGTCGACCTGGGCGATGTCATCGTGCACGTCATGCTGCCGCGCGTGCGCGAGTTCTACGCGCTGGAGCGCCTGTGGACGGTGGGCGACCAACCGCCGGAATACTTCGGCGAAACCGGCGCCGAATCGCAGCTCTGA
- the rlmH gene encoding 23S rRNA (pseudouridine(1915)-N(3))-methyltransferase RlmH — translation MKARLIAVGEHAPAWVAQGFSEYQKRLSHWLPLDLVEVEPGVRGKGRDTQRAMSDEGARVLAALPKNAHVVALDGRGKMHSSEQLAVRLEHWRSQGRDLAFLIGGPEGHAPDVLQHADETWSLGPLTLPHMLVRLVLAEQVYRAAALLANHPYHRA, via the coding sequence TTGAAGGCCAGGCTGATCGCAGTCGGCGAACACGCACCCGCGTGGGTGGCGCAGGGCTTCTCCGAATACCAGAAGCGCCTGTCGCACTGGCTGCCGCTCGACCTCGTCGAAGTGGAGCCCGGCGTGCGCGGCAAGGGCCGCGACACGCAGCGCGCAATGTCCGACGAAGGCGCGCGCGTACTCGCCGCCTTGCCGAAGAACGCGCATGTGGTCGCGCTGGACGGGCGCGGCAAGATGCATTCGTCCGAACAACTCGCTGTTCGCCTGGAACACTGGCGTAGTCAGGGCCGCGACCTGGCGTTCCTGATCGGTGGCCCCGAAGGCCATGCACCCGACGTGCTGCAACATGCCGATGAAACCTGGTCGCTAGGCCCGCTGACATTGCCGCATATGCTGGTGCGGCTGGTGCTGGCCGAGCAGGTGTATCGCGCTGCTGCGCTGTTGGCGAATCATCCGTATCACCGTGCCTAA
- a CDS encoding energy transducer TonB, with amino-acid sequence MVRAHALPHSSGFALLKPASKPQLDSARILTLSGTIALNVLAMGLLMMPLSMPSPITLPDEKPRDQTRWIPREQPKPETVEIVKDKPKPSVTHPIQQRAATQKPAETTNSEIIASSGTEFVAETATDTAGPAESISAIEAAPSPMQLQYRMAPAPTYPRRALLQHLTGTVLLEVLVGIDGRPLEVKVAQSSGYRELDEAARAQVLKRWSFQPATKNGLAVQAIGMVPIEFALKN; translated from the coding sequence ATGGTTCGCGCCCACGCCCTACCCCATTCGTCCGGCTTCGCCCTGCTGAAGCCCGCCTCCAAGCCGCAACTCGACTCCGCCCGGATCCTTACCCTGAGCGGCACCATCGCGCTCAACGTACTGGCGATGGGACTGCTGATGATGCCGCTGTCGATGCCGTCGCCGATCACCTTGCCGGATGAAAAACCCCGTGACCAGACGCGCTGGATCCCGCGCGAACAACCCAAGCCGGAGACCGTCGAAATTGTGAAGGACAAGCCGAAGCCGTCCGTCACGCACCCCATCCAGCAACGCGCAGCCACTCAAAAGCCGGCGGAAACGACGAACTCTGAAATCATCGCCAGCAGCGGCACCGAGTTCGTCGCCGAGACGGCGACGGACACCGCCGGCCCGGCCGAATCGATCAGCGCGATCGAAGCCGCGCCATCACCGATGCAACTGCAATACCGCATGGCACCGGCACCGACATATCCACGCCGCGCCCTGCTGCAGCACCTGACCGGCACCGTGCTGCTTGAAGTACTGGTCGGCATCGACGGTCGTCCGCTTGAGGTCAAGGTCGCGCAGAGCAGCGGCTATCGCGAGCTGGACGAAGCCGCACGCGCGCAGGTGCTGAAGCGCTGGAGCTTCCAGCCGGCGACGAAGAACGGGCTGGCGGTGCAGGCGATCGGCATGGTGCCGATCGAGTTCGCGCTGAAGAACTGA